In Rhodothermus marinus DSM 4252, a single genomic region encodes these proteins:
- a CDS encoding SLC13 family permease produces the protein MEALGWQAWITLAAIAAMVVALVREVARPDLIFLGTLGLLLLTGVLTPQEAFAGFSNPAVLTVAALFVVAAGLQRTEALAFVDRILFPRRPSTGRAVLRLMAPVSALSAFLNNTPIVAMLMPRVQQWAERHNLAPSKLLIPLSYAAIVGGMITLIGTSTNLVISGLMIQAGLPGLRMFDLTWVGLPVAVAVILFFALIGHRLLPDRRRDRGGFEEGLKECLFELRVTPGGHLEGKTVEEAGLRALGEAYLVHIRRSGRVIPAAPEQVLQGGDMLTFVGSARMIERLLERDGLERALPSVEENATQTLPLFEAVVAPSSNLVGKTLREVQFREQYGGVVLGIQRQGQRIVGSLGRIPIEAGDLLLIEARNGFDRRWNARRDEFYLVAPRSPERPRPRPRHAPIALAIFAGMVLLAGLGWVPLVTAAFAAALGMVATRCLSGSEARQALDLQVLVVIAAALGIGQAVDRSGLAAALGHGLVTLTADLGPVAALAVLYLVTMVLTELFTNNAAAALMLPVALAVAGELGLEPRAFAITIAVAASASFLTPIGYQTNLMVMSAGGYRFSDYLKAGAPAAALVFVVGLTMISLTWL, from the coding sequence ATGGAGGCGCTGGGATGGCAGGCCTGGATTACGCTGGCGGCCATCGCCGCGATGGTCGTGGCGCTGGTGCGGGAAGTGGCGCGTCCGGACCTGATCTTTCTGGGGACGCTGGGGTTGCTGCTGCTCACCGGCGTGCTCACGCCACAGGAAGCATTCGCGGGCTTTTCGAATCCGGCCGTGCTGACGGTGGCGGCGCTGTTCGTGGTGGCGGCCGGTCTGCAACGCACCGAAGCGCTGGCCTTCGTGGATCGCATCCTGTTTCCTCGCAGGCCGTCCACGGGCCGGGCCGTTCTGCGCCTGATGGCACCCGTTTCGGCGCTTTCGGCCTTTCTGAACAACACGCCCATCGTGGCGATGCTCATGCCGCGCGTGCAGCAGTGGGCCGAGCGGCACAATCTGGCCCCGTCCAAACTGCTCATTCCGCTTTCGTATGCGGCCATCGTGGGCGGCATGATCACGCTGATCGGGACCTCCACGAACCTGGTCATCTCCGGGCTGATGATCCAGGCCGGGTTGCCGGGCCTGCGCATGTTCGACCTGACCTGGGTGGGCTTGCCCGTGGCCGTGGCCGTGATTTTGTTCTTTGCGCTGATCGGACACCGGCTGCTGCCGGACCGGCGGCGCGACCGGGGCGGCTTCGAGGAAGGGCTGAAAGAATGCCTGTTCGAACTGCGGGTCACACCGGGCGGCCATCTGGAGGGCAAGACGGTGGAGGAAGCCGGCCTGCGTGCGCTGGGCGAGGCCTACCTGGTGCACATCCGGCGTAGCGGGCGCGTGATCCCGGCCGCGCCGGAGCAGGTGCTGCAGGGCGGCGACATGCTGACGTTCGTGGGATCGGCCCGTATGATCGAGCGGCTGCTGGAACGCGACGGGTTGGAGCGGGCACTGCCCTCGGTGGAGGAAAACGCCACGCAGACGCTCCCGCTTTTCGAAGCCGTTGTGGCGCCTTCGTCGAACCTGGTGGGAAAGACGCTCCGCGAGGTGCAGTTCCGGGAGCAATATGGCGGCGTCGTGCTGGGCATCCAGCGGCAAGGTCAGCGTATCGTGGGGTCGCTGGGACGCATCCCGATCGAAGCGGGCGATCTGCTGCTGATCGAAGCCCGGAACGGATTCGACCGGCGCTGGAATGCCCGACGCGACGAGTTCTATCTGGTGGCGCCCCGAAGCCCCGAGCGTCCCCGGCCGCGTCCGCGCCATGCGCCCATCGCGCTGGCCATCTTTGCCGGCATGGTGCTGCTGGCCGGATTGGGTTGGGTCCCGCTGGTGACGGCGGCTTTTGCCGCGGCGCTCGGTATGGTGGCGACGCGCTGCCTGTCGGGCAGCGAAGCCCGGCAGGCGCTCGACCTGCAGGTGCTCGTGGTGATCGCGGCGGCGCTGGGCATCGGCCAGGCCGTCGACCGCTCCGGACTGGCCGCCGCCCTCGGCCACGGTCTGGTGACGCTGACGGCCGACCTGGGACCCGTGGCCGCGCTGGCCGTGCTGTACCTGGTCACCATGGTGCTGACCGAGTTGTTCACGAACAACGCGGCCGCCGCGCTCATGCTGCCCGTGGCGTTGGCCGTGGCCGGCGAACTCGGGCTTGAACCCCGGGCCTTCGCCATTACGATCGCCGTGGCCGCTTCGGCCAGCTTCCTGACACCCATCGGCTATCAGACCAACCTGATGGTCATGTCGGCCGGAGGGTATCGCTTCAGCGATTACCTGAAGGCGGGGGCTCCGGCGGCTGCGCTGGTTTTCGTGGTCGGACTGACCATGATTTCGTTAACCTGGCTGTAA
- a CDS encoding UDP-glucuronic acid decarboxylase family protein: MSRPPRTLITGGAGFIGSHLCERFLAEGHEVICMDNFITGSPDNIAHLIGHERFHFIHHDVTNFIYVEGPLDYVLHFASPASPVDYLKYPIQTLKVGALGTHKALGLAKAKGARFLLASTSEVYGDPLVHPQPEDYWGNVNPVGLRGVYDEAKRFAEAMTMAYHRYHGVDVRIVRIFNSYGPRMRLDDGRALPTFMTQALKGEPITVYGDGSQTRSFQYIDDLVEGIYRLLMSDYVGPVNIGNPEEISILEFAKEIIELTGSKSEIVFKPLPADDPKVRQPDISLARRVLGWEPKVSRREGLRRTLEYFKQRLGLTGS, from the coding sequence ATGAGTCGTCCACCGCGTACGCTGATCACGGGGGGCGCCGGCTTCATCGGCTCGCACCTGTGCGAGCGGTTTCTGGCCGAGGGCCACGAAGTGATCTGCATGGATAACTTCATCACGGGCTCCCCGGACAACATCGCGCATCTGATCGGCCACGAGCGGTTCCACTTCATCCACCACGATGTGACGAACTTCATCTATGTGGAGGGACCGCTCGACTACGTGCTGCATTTTGCCAGCCCGGCCTCCCCTGTCGACTATCTGAAGTATCCGATTCAGACGCTCAAGGTGGGGGCGCTGGGCACGCACAAGGCACTGGGGCTGGCCAAGGCCAAAGGTGCGCGCTTTCTGCTGGCCTCGACCAGCGAGGTCTACGGCGATCCGCTGGTGCACCCGCAGCCCGAAGACTACTGGGGCAACGTCAACCCGGTGGGGCTGCGGGGCGTCTACGACGAGGCCAAGCGCTTTGCCGAGGCCATGACGATGGCCTACCACCGCTATCACGGCGTCGACGTGCGCATCGTGCGCATCTTTAACTCGTACGGCCCCCGGATGCGGCTCGACGACGGGCGGGCGCTCCCGACGTTCATGACGCAGGCGCTCAAGGGAGAACCCATCACGGTTTACGGCGACGGAAGCCAGACCCGCTCGTTCCAGTACATCGACGATCTGGTCGAAGGCATCTACCGCCTGCTCATGAGCGACTACGTGGGGCCGGTCAACATCGGCAACCCCGAAGAAATCTCCATTCTGGAATTTGCCAAAGAGATCATCGAACTGACCGGCAGCAAGAGCGAGATTGTCTTCAAGCCGCTGCCGGCCGACGATCCGAAGGTGCGCCAGCCCGACATCTCGCTGGCCCGACGCGTGCTGGGCTGGGAACCAAAAGTGAGCCGGCGCGAAGGATTGCGACGCACGCTGGAATACTTCAAGCAGCGGCTGGGACTGACCGGCAGCTAA
- a CDS encoding UDP-glucose dehydrogenase family protein, whose protein sequence is MKLAIVGTGYVGLVTGTCFAEMGNEVICVDIDARKIEKLNRGELPIFEPGLEIYYERNRREGRLHFTTSLEDALPESEVIFLALPTPPGEDGSADLSYVLGVADQIARWMVAHPETGYKIIVNKSTVPVGTADRVREIFESYGLKAGEQFDVVSNPEFLREGVAVDDFMKPERVIIGTRSPRAAEIMTQLYEPFVRQGNPILVMDERSSEMTKYAANAFLATKITFMNEIANVCERVGANVDEVRRGIGLDSRIGKQFLYAGIGFGGSCFPKDVKALARTAEEYGYAFQILKAVLDVNERQRRLLAERVYDYFEGQLEGRRLAVWGLAFKANTDDVREAPSHVIIRKLLEHGADLVVFDPEAMANTRAVFGDALTYAPGMYEALDGAEALIICTEWNEFRRPDFQRMRNRLARPLIFDGRNLYHPKRMAEMGFEYYSIGRPHYPPHANPDPVLLASSSTTDGKTGA, encoded by the coding sequence ATGAAGCTGGCCATTGTTGGTACGGGGTACGTCGGTCTGGTGACCGGCACCTGCTTTGCCGAAATGGGCAACGAGGTGATCTGCGTGGACATTGATGCCCGTAAGATCGAAAAATTGAACCGGGGCGAACTGCCCATCTTCGAGCCCGGTCTGGAAATCTATTACGAGCGTAACCGGCGGGAAGGCCGGCTGCACTTCACCACGTCGCTGGAAGACGCCCTGCCCGAAAGCGAGGTGATCTTTCTGGCGTTGCCCACACCGCCGGGCGAAGACGGCTCGGCCGATCTCTCGTACGTGCTGGGTGTCGCCGATCAGATCGCCCGGTGGATGGTCGCCCATCCGGAGACCGGCTATAAGATCATCGTCAACAAGAGCACGGTGCCCGTGGGAACGGCCGACCGTGTGCGGGAGATTTTCGAGTCCTACGGACTGAAGGCCGGCGAGCAGTTCGATGTGGTCTCCAATCCGGAGTTTCTCCGGGAGGGCGTGGCCGTCGACGACTTCATGAAACCCGAGCGCGTGATCATCGGCACGCGCAGCCCGCGGGCGGCCGAGATCATGACGCAGCTCTACGAGCCGTTCGTGCGCCAGGGCAACCCGATCCTGGTCATGGACGAGCGCAGCTCGGAGATGACCAAGTACGCGGCCAATGCCTTCCTGGCGACGAAGATCACGTTCATGAACGAGATCGCCAACGTGTGCGAGCGCGTCGGGGCCAACGTCGACGAAGTGCGGCGCGGGATCGGCCTCGACAGCCGCATCGGCAAGCAGTTCCTTTATGCCGGGATCGGCTTTGGCGGGAGCTGCTTCCCGAAAGACGTCAAGGCGCTGGCGCGCACGGCCGAGGAGTACGGCTACGCGTTTCAGATTCTGAAGGCCGTGCTCGACGTCAACGAGCGGCAGCGGCGGTTGCTGGCCGAGCGCGTCTACGACTACTTCGAGGGACAGCTCGAAGGCCGACGGCTGGCCGTCTGGGGCCTGGCCTTCAAGGCGAACACCGACGATGTGCGCGAGGCCCCTTCACATGTGATCATTCGCAAGCTGCTGGAGCATGGCGCCGACCTCGTGGTGTTCGATCCGGAAGCGATGGCAAACACGCGGGCCGTCTTCGGCGATGCGCTCACGTATGCCCCGGGCATGTACGAAGCGCTCGACGGCGCCGAGGCGCTGATCATCTGCACGGAGTGGAACGAGTTCCGGCGGCCGGACTTTCAGCGCATGCGGAATCGGCTGGCGCGGCCGCTGATCTTCGACGGCCGCAACCTGTACCATCCAAAGCGGATGGCGGAGATGGGTTTTGAGTACTACTCGATCGGCCGGCCGCACTATCCGCCGCACGCCAACCCGGATCCGGTACTGCTGGCCAGTTCAAGCACAACCGACGGAAAAACAGGCGCATGA
- a CDS encoding LytR/AlgR family response regulator transcription factor: MPTPDRPLRVLIVDDEPLARQRLLDLLEGREDIEVAGQATSGREAVEAIRALQPDLVFLDVQMPGMTGLDVVREIGPEQMPVTIFVTAYDQYALKAFEVAAIDYLLKPFDDERFEQALERARRLLKLREVEALRERLLQLLQDERPSAQPKPSKYLERIAVEMRGQVRVIPVRQIDYITASGPYAELHVGDQVYVIREQMQMLEERLDPELFIRIHRSAIVRIDLIDVLLRGAGGRYAVRLKNGVRLKVSRSRREALERRLGLNAG, from the coding sequence ATGCCGACGCCTGATCGTCCGCTGCGTGTCCTGATCGTCGACGACGAGCCGCTGGCCCGCCAGCGCCTGCTGGACTTGCTCGAAGGCCGCGAGGACATCGAAGTGGCCGGACAGGCCACGAGCGGTCGGGAGGCCGTCGAGGCCATTCGCGCGCTGCAACCCGACCTGGTCTTCCTCGACGTCCAGATGCCGGGCATGACCGGGCTCGACGTGGTGCGCGAGATCGGTCCCGAACAGATGCCCGTGACCATCTTCGTGACAGCCTACGATCAGTATGCGCTGAAGGCCTTCGAGGTGGCGGCCATCGACTACCTGCTCAAACCCTTCGACGACGAACGCTTCGAACAGGCGCTGGAGCGCGCCCGCCGCCTGCTGAAACTCCGGGAAGTGGAGGCGCTGCGCGAGCGCCTGCTGCAACTTCTGCAGGACGAGCGGCCGTCGGCACAACCGAAGCCTTCGAAATACCTGGAACGCATTGCCGTCGAAATGCGTGGCCAGGTGCGCGTCATTCCGGTCCGTCAGATCGACTACATCACGGCCAGCGGGCCCTATGCCGAGCTGCACGTGGGCGATCAGGTGTACGTGATCCGCGAGCAGATGCAGATGCTCGAAGAGCGGCTCGATCCGGAGCTGTTCATCCGGATCCACCGCTCCGCCATTGTGCGGATCGACCTGATCGACGTGCTGCTGCGCGGGGCCGGCGGTCGCTATGCCGTGCGTCTGAAAAACGGCGTGCGCCTGAAGGTCAGCCGCAGCCGCCGCGAAGCACTGGAGCGTCGGCTGGGTCTGAATGCCGGGTGA
- a CDS encoding sensor histidine kinase — protein MAALHEAESAGAGFLRRRWVEVLVIWLFWTFLAVLVATGKLLDPRWAGQEVSLVRRQVLHIFSEFYTWALLTPGIFWLSRRLAFDRPQWAGRLLLLLGIGLAVALLMEIWVDFLYLYVYQLPWRRGRFDLLEGIRHFWFINDLVTFFAVLAAGFARDYFLRYQQRQQEAAQLRAQAADLQARLTEARLQALRMQLNPHFLFNTLHAISALVERDPKGVRHMIARLSELLRYTLDESGAQEVPLAQELRFMEGYLDIQQIRFQGRLEVKQEIDPDVLEALVPNLILQPIVENAIKHGVSRLETTGRITLRAWREGDQLWLCVRDNGPGLSGNGQGQEGLGLRNTRARLEGLYGDAYRMELRQPPEGGMEVCISLPYHTAADLHVSAHADA, from the coding sequence ATGGCCGCCTTGCACGAAGCAGAAAGCGCCGGCGCAGGATTCCTGCGGCGACGCTGGGTAGAGGTGCTGGTGATCTGGCTGTTCTGGACGTTTCTGGCGGTGCTGGTGGCGACGGGTAAACTGCTCGATCCCCGCTGGGCCGGACAGGAAGTGTCGCTGGTGCGCCGGCAGGTCCTGCACATCTTTTCGGAATTTTATACCTGGGCGCTGCTGACGCCGGGCATTTTCTGGCTGAGTCGCCGACTGGCCTTCGATCGTCCCCAGTGGGCCGGTCGCTTGCTGCTCCTGCTGGGGATCGGGCTGGCCGTGGCGCTGCTGATGGAAATCTGGGTGGACTTTCTTTACCTCTACGTCTATCAATTACCCTGGCGGCGTGGTCGTTTTGACCTGCTGGAAGGCATTCGCCACTTCTGGTTCATCAACGACCTGGTGACCTTCTTCGCCGTGCTGGCGGCCGGCTTTGCCCGGGACTACTTCCTCCGGTACCAGCAGCGCCAGCAGGAGGCCGCACAGCTCCGGGCGCAGGCGGCCGACCTGCAGGCGCGTCTGACCGAAGCCCGGCTGCAGGCGCTGCGCATGCAGCTCAACCCGCACTTTCTCTTCAACACGCTGCACGCCATCTCGGCGCTGGTCGAGCGCGACCCGAAGGGCGTGCGGCACATGATCGCGCGCCTGAGCGAACTGCTGCGCTACACGCTCGACGAAAGCGGGGCGCAGGAGGTGCCGCTGGCCCAGGAGCTGCGCTTTATGGAAGGCTACCTCGACATTCAACAGATCCGCTTTCAGGGGCGGCTGGAGGTGAAGCAGGAAATCGATCCGGACGTGCTCGAGGCGCTGGTGCCGAATCTGATCCTGCAACCCATCGTGGAAAACGCCATCAAGCACGGCGTAAGCCGCCTTGAGACGACCGGCCGCATCACGCTGCGCGCCTGGCGTGAAGGCGATCAGCTCTGGCTGTGCGTGCGCGACAACGGCCCGGGCCTCTCCGGCAACGGACAGGGGCAGGAAGGGCTGGGGTTGCGCAACACCCGGGCCCGCCTGGAGGGACTCTACGGCGATGCCTACCGGATGGAACTGCGTCAGCCCCCGGAGGGCGGCATGGAAGTCTGCATCAGTTTGCCGTATCATACGGCAGCCGACCTGCACGTGAGCGCCCATGCCGACGCCTGA
- a CDS encoding TonB-dependent receptor domain-containing protein: MRTIFLGLLLSVLISGWTQAQDRPAGLTATRISGQVLDASTNQPIETATIAVWRTADSTLVTGTVTDAEGRFTIEGLRPGRYYVTISFVGYRRQVISNVTLRPPNALQVDLGAIRLEPDTAQLQEVQVTAEREAVEIGIDRIVYNTRDQLVSAGGAAVDVLRNIPSVEIDVEGNISLRGNQNVAILINGRPSALQGEALTRFLEGLPSDAIERVEIIPNPSAKYEPDGMAGLINIVLRQNQDLGLGGSLSLGAGTRDTYNASGTLTFQRGPWNLTSTYGFRTGERPVEGTRFRENRYEDPLTYLEQLDRGTFERYAHNLNTTLEYRLGRLNTLGASALLSFRGGGENTRALYQNLDASQTLTSQYERRVEGDRNDFNMDYRLFFRRIVDPSKHELNAELRYEREKEDDLEHYLQQTLTLSGDPTGEAQRERNEQDERGSTLSFQIDYMRPLGDRLRLEAGYKGDLNVNDYAQRYEVQGDAPFLNDFRYTLQRHAAYGILNYDLGVFGVQVGLRAEQARTEFEQQTLGETYRKDYFSLFPSVFLSFRPVQTHQFRLSYSKRINRPNTWQLNPLSDLDDPLFRRQGNPYLDPEYTHAFEFSYSWISPAVTLTLTPYYRYTVDVIRWYESIDPETGVSTVTFRNLASRDDWGFETVGTFRLGNRLNAFANVNVFRVTTDGSNIDTDYGSDAIGWSTRLNTTLSVMPGLMLQFSYFYSSPLDVENGRISGRSMADLALRQQFLNNRASLSVRVSDLFNTMRFRVEREDALFYQRFNRSWNAQQVFLTFTYNFGHQNQRRNRRWDENGENGRPDDVEGVFIQQ; the protein is encoded by the coding sequence ATGCGCACAATTTTTCTGGGATTGCTGCTGAGCGTGCTGATAAGCGGCTGGACGCAGGCGCAGGACCGCCCGGCGGGATTGACCGCCACCCGGATCAGCGGCCAAGTGCTAGACGCCTCTACCAATCAACCCATCGAGACGGCCACCATTGCCGTCTGGCGCACGGCCGACTCGACGCTGGTGACCGGTACGGTGACCGACGCGGAGGGACGCTTTACCATTGAAGGACTTCGCCCCGGCCGCTACTACGTGACGATCAGCTTCGTCGGCTACCGGCGCCAGGTGATCTCGAACGTCACGTTGCGCCCCCCCAATGCCCTGCAGGTCGATCTGGGCGCCATTCGGCTGGAACCCGACACGGCCCAGCTTCAGGAGGTGCAGGTGACGGCCGAACGGGAGGCCGTGGAAATTGGCATCGACCGGATTGTCTATAACACACGCGATCAGCTCGTCAGCGCGGGCGGCGCGGCTGTCGATGTACTGCGCAACATTCCGTCGGTCGAGATCGACGTCGAGGGCAACATCAGCCTGCGCGGCAACCAGAACGTTGCCATCCTGATTAACGGTCGCCCCTCGGCCCTGCAGGGCGAAGCACTCACGCGCTTTCTGGAGGGGCTTCCTTCCGATGCCATCGAGCGCGTCGAGATCATTCCCAACCCGTCGGCCAAGTACGAACCCGACGGCATGGCCGGCCTGATCAATATCGTGCTCCGACAGAACCAGGACCTTGGCCTGGGCGGTAGCCTTTCGCTGGGTGCCGGCACGCGCGACACCTACAACGCCTCCGGTACGTTGACCTTCCAGCGGGGTCCGTGGAATCTGACCAGCACCTATGGCTTCCGCACCGGCGAGCGGCCGGTCGAGGGCACCCGCTTCCGTGAAAACCGCTACGAGGACCCCCTCACCTATCTGGAGCAACTCGACCGGGGGACGTTCGAGCGCTACGCGCACAACCTGAACACCACGCTGGAATACCGGCTCGGCCGCCTGAACACGCTGGGCGCTTCGGCCCTGCTCAGCTTCCGGGGCGGCGGCGAAAACACGCGGGCGCTTTACCAGAATCTCGACGCCTCGCAAACGCTGACTTCTCAGTACGAACGCCGCGTCGAAGGCGACCGCAACGATTTCAACATGGATTATCGCCTCTTCTTCCGCCGCATCGTCGATCCTTCCAAACACGAACTCAACGCCGAGCTGCGCTACGAGCGGGAAAAGGAAGACGACCTCGAGCATTATCTACAGCAAACGCTGACGCTGAGCGGGGATCCCACGGGCGAAGCGCAACGCGAACGCAACGAGCAGGACGAGCGAGGGTCTACCCTTTCTTTCCAGATAGACTATATGCGGCCGCTCGGCGACCGGCTCCGCCTGGAGGCCGGCTACAAGGGCGATCTCAACGTGAACGACTACGCCCAGCGCTATGAGGTGCAGGGCGATGCGCCCTTCCTCAACGACTTTCGCTACACGCTGCAGCGCCATGCCGCCTATGGCATCCTCAACTACGACCTGGGCGTCTTCGGCGTGCAGGTCGGGCTGCGCGCCGAGCAGGCCCGCACCGAGTTCGAGCAGCAAACGCTGGGCGAAACCTATCGGAAGGACTACTTCAGCCTGTTTCCGAGTGTCTTTCTGAGCTTTCGACCGGTACAGACCCATCAATTCCGCCTGAGCTACAGCAAGCGCATCAATCGCCCCAACACCTGGCAGCTCAATCCGCTCAGCGATCTGGACGATCCGCTCTTCCGTCGCCAGGGCAACCCCTACCTCGATCCGGAGTACACGCACGCCTTCGAGTTCAGCTACTCCTGGATCTCGCCGGCCGTTACGCTCACGCTGACGCCGTATTACCGCTACACAGTCGATGTTATCCGCTGGTACGAATCGATCGACCCCGAGACGGGTGTTTCCACGGTCACCTTCAGAAACCTGGCCTCGCGCGACGACTGGGGCTTCGAGACCGTCGGCACCTTCCGGCTGGGCAACCGGCTCAATGCCTTCGCCAACGTGAACGTCTTTCGCGTTACGACGGACGGCAGCAACATCGATACCGACTACGGTAGCGACGCGATCGGCTGGAGCACTCGTTTGAATACGACGCTGAGCGTCATGCCCGGTCTGATGCTGCAGTTTTCCTACTTCTACAGCTCTCCGCTGGATGTCGAGAACGGCCGCATCTCCGGACGCTCGATGGCCGACCTGGCGCTGCGCCAGCAGTTCCTGAACAACCGGGCCAGCCTGAGCGTGCGCGTCAGCGACCTGTTCAACACGATGCGCTTCCGGGTCGAACGTGAAGATGCGCTGTTCTACCAGCGGTTCAACCGGAGCTGGAATGCCCAGCAGGTCTTCCTGACTTTCACCTACAACTTCGGCCATCAGAACCAGCGCCGGAATCGCCGCTGGGACGAAAATGGCGAGAACGGCCGGCCGGACGATGTCGAAGGGGTCTTCATCCAGCAGTAA
- a CDS encoding DUF5723 family protein: protein MVRILRRIGIFALLVLLAGPVRAQYTRLSAWAAQTGFNPAAVSGADALFLNPAALMNAGVTGPRLRLMELGGLAGGSLVRFDLYNRYLAAGRHLTPDEVDRMLDAWFGSADAWRTAGEAVEVTLLALTHTGWWSAWGVAWRVRQQQRLWMNRGLPDVLLKGAEEPRTVPVNGEFQAMTYHELVVGYARKLNPDLIVGVAPRLLLGSHYVRGRMHSMVTVGTAEVVHRYAYTLDLTGATSELLEGFDLFDNRRMNEEAGDGIARQMAGLRRQGWGLGLSLGAQYRLLPGLLLGASLTDLGFLRWKNVKRHTPGDSVFAFAGVQLDMDRLRTEFDNDLGAYIEHQLDSLARAAYEDVRVQETGVTTMLPAALHLGATYWLGGTTRLHATLSLGLNRTGTNGARVPQLVLGAETRWSFLPLFGGVLTGGDGALMLYGGTGLQLRAWGLRLAAAGSPRSHLMGSGSRFMLLLSLTHVGF, encoded by the coding sequence ATGGTACGCATCCTGCGACGGATTGGAATATTCGCGCTGCTGGTGCTGCTTGCGGGACCGGTGCGGGCGCAGTACACCCGGCTGAGCGCCTGGGCCGCCCAGACCGGCTTCAACCCGGCCGCCGTCTCGGGCGCGGATGCGCTGTTTCTGAATCCCGCCGCGTTGATGAACGCGGGCGTGACAGGGCCCCGACTGCGTCTGATGGAGCTGGGCGGACTGGCGGGCGGCAGCCTGGTGCGCTTCGACCTCTACAACCGGTATCTAGCGGCCGGTCGGCATCTAACGCCGGATGAAGTAGATCGCATGCTCGACGCCTGGTTCGGCAGCGCCGACGCCTGGCGTACCGCCGGCGAGGCGGTGGAGGTGACGCTGCTGGCGCTGACGCATACCGGCTGGTGGTCGGCCTGGGGTGTGGCCTGGCGCGTGCGTCAGCAGCAGCGGCTGTGGATGAACCGGGGACTGCCGGACGTGCTCCTGAAAGGCGCCGAAGAACCGCGCACCGTGCCCGTCAACGGTGAGTTTCAGGCAATGACCTATCACGAACTGGTGGTGGGCTATGCCCGCAAGTTGAACCCGGACCTGATCGTCGGAGTGGCCCCGCGCCTGCTGCTGGGCAGCCACTACGTGCGGGGCAGGATGCACTCGATGGTCACCGTCGGGACGGCGGAGGTCGTGCACCGCTATGCCTATACGCTGGATCTGACCGGGGCCACGAGCGAATTGCTGGAAGGATTCGATCTGTTCGACAATCGCCGGATGAATGAAGAAGCCGGGGATGGCATTGCGCGTCAGATGGCAGGACTGCGGCGGCAGGGATGGGGGCTCGGTCTCTCGCTGGGCGCGCAGTACCGGCTGCTGCCTGGATTGCTGCTCGGCGCCAGTCTGACCGACCTGGGCTTTCTGCGCTGGAAAAACGTGAAGCGCCATACGCCCGGCGATTCGGTCTTTGCGTTCGCAGGCGTGCAGCTCGACATGGACCGGCTGCGCACGGAATTCGATAACGACCTGGGCGCCTACATCGAACATCAGCTCGACAGCCTGGCACGCGCCGCCTACGAAGACGTGCGCGTGCAGGAAACCGGTGTGACCACCATGCTGCCGGCCGCGCTGCATCTGGGCGCGACCTACTGGCTGGGCGGCACCACGCGTCTGCATGCGACGCTGTCGCTGGGACTGAACCGCACCGGAACGAACGGCGCGCGCGTGCCGCAGCTTGTGCTCGGCGCCGAAACCCGATGGAGCTTCCTCCCGCTGTTCGGCGGTGTGCTGACCGGCGGCGACGGAGCCCTCATGCTCTATGGCGGAACGGGATTGCAGCTGCGCGCCTGGGGGCTGCGGCTTGCGGCAGCCGGGAGCCCGCGCAGCCACCTGATGGGGAGCGGCTCGCGCTTCATGCTCCTGCTCTCGCTGACGCACGTCGGCTTTTGA